In a single window of the Renibacterium salmoninarum ATCC 33209 genome:
- a CDS encoding DEAD/DEAH box helicase — protein MTIDNDYHLHAEGSDDELTVEASPTTTEDPHAEAAETFADFNVRADIVEALADAGIVHPFPIQSMTLPVALGGHDIIGQAKTGTGKTLGFGVPVLQRVTAPKDEGYDALPVPGAPQALIVVPTRELAVQVANDLQTAARKRGARITTIYGGRAFEPQIESLTKGVEVVVGTPGRLIDLFKQRHLNLKNVRMVVLDEADEMLDLGFLPDVETLMAATPAVRQTMLFSATMPGPIVAMARRYMTQPTHIRAADPDDEGLTKRDIRQLVYRAHSMDKIEVVARILQARGRGRTIIFTKTKRTAAKVAEELAERGFASAAIHGDLGQGAREQALRAFRNNKVDVLVATDVAARGIDVDDVTHVINYQCVEDEKIYLHRVGRTGRAGNKGTAVTFVDWDDMPGWGLINKTLGLPFDEPVETYSSSPHLYSDLDIPEGTKGRLPKSQRTHAGLNAEVLEDLGETGKRHGGQSTGSGRGNDNRNGAGGNRGGQSRDGQRRRSNDERPARSRNSNGPAADNAADSTPSTEASKPARARRSRTRRRNGEVVTESNSATDRGTDSATASAPSSDS, from the coding sequence TTGACTATCGATAACGACTACCATTTGCATGCCGAAGGTTCCGACGACGAACTGACAGTCGAAGCCTCACCCACCACCACCGAAGATCCGCACGCAGAAGCGGCTGAAACCTTCGCCGACTTCAACGTTCGGGCGGATATTGTTGAGGCGCTTGCCGACGCCGGCATTGTGCACCCCTTCCCGATCCAGTCGATGACCTTGCCGGTCGCACTGGGCGGCCATGACATCATCGGTCAGGCTAAGACCGGCACCGGAAAGACTCTTGGCTTTGGCGTACCGGTGCTACAACGCGTTACCGCGCCAAAAGATGAGGGCTATGACGCTTTACCCGTGCCAGGAGCTCCGCAAGCACTTATTGTGGTGCCCACGCGTGAGCTTGCCGTGCAGGTAGCTAATGATTTACAGACCGCCGCTCGCAAGCGTGGCGCACGCATCACCACAATCTACGGTGGCCGTGCTTTCGAACCGCAGATCGAATCCCTCACCAAGGGCGTCGAAGTTGTTGTTGGTACCCCGGGCCGATTGATTGACCTCTTCAAACAGCGCCACTTGAACTTGAAGAACGTTCGCATGGTGGTTCTTGACGAGGCCGACGAAATGCTCGATCTGGGCTTCTTGCCGGACGTTGAAACGTTGATGGCGGCAACCCCCGCGGTGCGCCAGACAATGCTTTTCTCCGCGACCATGCCTGGCCCGATCGTCGCGATGGCTCGGCGCTACATGACTCAGCCGACGCACATCCGCGCCGCCGATCCGGATGATGAGGGTCTCACCAAGCGGGATATCCGCCAGCTCGTTTACCGCGCACACAGCATGGATAAGATCGAGGTTGTCGCTCGTATCCTGCAGGCACGCGGCCGCGGCCGGACCATCATCTTCACCAAGACCAAGCGCACCGCCGCCAAGGTGGCTGAAGAACTCGCAGAGCGCGGATTCGCTTCAGCCGCGATCCACGGCGACCTAGGCCAAGGCGCGCGTGAACAAGCGTTGCGCGCCTTCCGTAACAACAAGGTCGACGTCTTAGTCGCAACCGACGTCGCTGCTCGTGGCATTGACGTTGACGATGTGACGCACGTGATCAATTACCAGTGTGTGGAAGACGAAAAAATCTACCTGCACCGAGTGGGCCGCACGGGCCGCGCTGGCAATAAGGGCACTGCAGTGACCTTCGTGGACTGGGATGACATGCCAGGCTGGGGCTTAATCAACAAAACCCTGGGCCTGCCTTTCGATGAGCCAGTGGAGACTTACTCTTCCTCGCCGCACCTTTACAGCGATCTGGATATCCCGGAAGGCACCAAGGGCCGACTCCCCAAGAGCCAGCGTACGCATGCTGGTTTGAACGCTGAGGTCTTAGAGGATCTGGGCGAGACCGGCAAACGCCACGGTGGTCAAAGCACTGGATCGGGGCGCGGAAACGACAACCGAAACGGTGCCGGCGGAAATCGGGGCGGCCAGTCACGAGATGGCCAACGCCGTCGTTCCAATGACGAGCGCCCCGCGCGGAGCCGCAACAGCAACGGCCCGGCCGCGGACAATGCTGCGGATTCAACGCCGTCCACCGAGGCCAGTAAACCTGCCCGCGCTCGGCGCAGCCGGACTCGTCGTCGTAATGGCGAAGTTGTCACCGAAAGCAATTCGGCGACGGATCGCGGCACGGATTCAGCTACGGCCAGCGCGCCGTCGTCGGATTCCTGA
- a CDS encoding magnesium transporter MgtE N-terminal domain-containing protein: protein MVNTNASSARVFIARLIGLDVFDPRGDRLGRLRDVVVHSRGHQAPHAVGIVVEVTGKRRVFVPMTRLTSMDQTQIISTGLVNLRRFEQRGAEQLVVGELFDRKLTLTDGSGSAIVEDIALDQQRNGDWLISKLFVRRGNSASRLRRLSRGHTLLIDWNEAIHDSDDPQGATQLVASYEDLKPADFADALQAMSDKRRIEVASELQDERLADVLQEMPEEDQVQLLSALDNERAADVLEEMDPDDAADLLADLPSAKAEELLLLMEPDEADDVRRLLQYDEDTAGGLMTPVPVILPPEATVAEALAHVRSEELSPALASAIFVCRPPLETPTGRFLGVVHVQQLLRSAPPEQLGILVDKNLEPVSDLASISEVSHVMASYNLVSLPVVNDAGRLVGAVTVDDLLDQLLPDDWRAHEDGEPLKKIGGRVG from the coding sequence GTGGTGAACACGAATGCTAGCTCGGCCCGCGTCTTCATTGCGCGTCTTATTGGACTCGACGTCTTCGACCCGCGAGGCGATCGCCTGGGGCGATTGCGCGACGTCGTCGTGCATTCACGTGGTCACCAGGCACCGCACGCGGTTGGCATCGTTGTTGAAGTCACCGGCAAAAGACGAGTATTTGTGCCCATGACCCGGTTGACCTCAATGGACCAAACGCAAATCATCTCTACGGGTTTGGTAAATCTGCGACGCTTTGAACAGCGTGGCGCCGAACAGTTAGTTGTTGGCGAGCTTTTTGACCGCAAACTGACTTTGACCGATGGTTCTGGTTCCGCAATCGTCGAAGATATTGCCCTTGATCAGCAGCGCAATGGCGACTGGTTGATCAGTAAACTCTTTGTGCGCCGAGGCAACTCAGCTTCCCGGCTCCGCCGCCTCAGCCGTGGTCACACGCTCTTGATTGACTGGAATGAAGCGATCCACGACTCAGATGACCCGCAGGGCGCGACGCAGCTCGTCGCGAGCTACGAGGACCTTAAACCTGCTGACTTCGCGGACGCACTGCAAGCAATGAGCGATAAGCGTCGGATCGAAGTCGCTTCAGAGCTTCAAGATGAACGCCTAGCCGATGTGCTGCAAGAAATGCCTGAAGAAGATCAGGTGCAGCTACTCTCTGCGCTGGACAATGAGCGCGCCGCTGATGTGCTCGAAGAGATGGACCCGGACGACGCCGCTGATCTACTCGCGGATTTGCCCAGCGCCAAAGCCGAAGAGCTTTTGCTTTTGATGGAGCCCGACGAAGCGGACGACGTTCGCCGTCTGTTGCAATATGACGAAGACACTGCCGGTGGCCTGATGACGCCGGTGCCAGTCATCTTGCCGCCGGAAGCTACCGTGGCAGAAGCCTTAGCCCATGTGCGCAGCGAAGAGCTCTCCCCCGCATTGGCATCGGCAATTTTCGTTTGCCGTCCGCCGCTAGAAACCCCTACTGGCAGATTCTTAGGCGTTGTACACGTGCAACAGTTGTTACGCAGTGCGCCGCCAGAACAACTCGGCATTTTGGTTGATAAGAATCTCGAACCGGTTTCAGATCTAGCCTCCATCAGCGAAGTCTCACACGTTATGGCCTCGTATAACTTGGTTTCCTTGCCGGTCGTCAACGACGCCGGTCGCCTGGTCGGGGCGGTGACGGTCGATGACCTCCTGGATCAGCTGCTACCAGATGACTGGCGTGCACATGAAGATGGCGAACCATTGAAGAAAATAGGAGGCAGAGTTGGCTGA
- a CDS encoding DUF1003 domain-containing protein, translating into MAEKYSDKRQNSGLDTPLELRSRLFPRFSPDPDSFGRLTEGFARFMGTPQFLLYMTLFCAAWLGWNTLAPEELQFDPRALNFTLLTLILSLQASYAAPLLLLAQNRQDDRDRVAIEQDRQTAARNLADTEYLTRELASLRIALREVATRDFVRSELKSLLEDLLSANESEESERPREKSRDSKGSPKTQALPKVKKKTVTEKPLDSSEPPAAPAS; encoded by the coding sequence TTGGCTGAAAAATACAGCGATAAGCGGCAGAACAGCGGGTTAGACACCCCGCTAGAACTTCGCTCGCGGCTCTTCCCTCGATTTTCTCCCGACCCAGATTCCTTCGGTCGGTTGACCGAGGGTTTCGCGCGATTCATGGGTACTCCGCAGTTCCTGCTTTACATGACGCTCTTCTGTGCGGCTTGGCTAGGCTGGAACACTCTAGCTCCGGAAGAATTGCAGTTCGATCCGCGGGCACTGAACTTCACACTGCTCACGCTCATCCTGTCGTTGCAGGCCTCCTACGCTGCGCCGCTGTTGTTGTTGGCCCAAAACCGTCAAGATGACCGGGACCGGGTAGCCATTGAGCAAGATCGGCAAACCGCAGCACGCAATTTGGCTGACACTGAGTACCTCACGCGAGAGCTCGCCTCATTGCGTATCGCATTGCGTGAAGTTGCTACCCGTGACTTTGTGAGATCTGAGCTGAAGTCACTTTTGGAAGACTTACTGAGCGCCAACGAATCTGAAGAAAGCGAACGCCCGCGGGAGAAATCTAGAGATTCAAAAGGCTCCCCTAAAACACAAGCGCTGCCCAAGGTCAAGAAAAAGACGGTAACCGAAAAGCCGCTGGATTCTTCAGAGCCGCCGGCAGCTCCGGCTTCGTAA
- a CDS encoding PHP domain-containing protein, with amino-acid sequence MRIDLHTHSNVSDGTELPAYLVQSAVAARLDVVALTDHDSTAGWPAASVAARELGIALVPGMEVSCRTSEGITVHLLSYLHDPQHSGLLAEISKSKDARLRRAESMVSKLAEDYPLNWDDVSQHVAPGATVGRPHITDALVAAGIVSDRNEAFASILTSRSKYWVSHYAPDPILAVELVRAAGGVPVFAHPVAVERGRVVSEAVYQDMIDAGLAGLEIEHRDNPAEGKEFLYKLAAKHELIVTGSSDYHGTGKPNRLGENLTSPNSLARIEALATGTTVVR; translated from the coding sequence GTGAGAATTGACCTGCATACGCACTCAAATGTTTCCGACGGCACGGAGTTGCCAGCGTACTTAGTCCAATCTGCCGTTGCGGCGAGGCTGGATGTGGTGGCACTTACCGATCACGATTCCACTGCTGGTTGGCCGGCTGCAAGTGTTGCTGCGCGGGAGTTAGGCATTGCGTTGGTGCCAGGAATGGAAGTTTCTTGCCGAACCAGCGAGGGCATTACCGTGCATTTGCTGAGCTACTTACATGATCCGCAGCATTCAGGTCTTTTAGCAGAAATCAGTAAATCCAAAGACGCTCGACTCCGCCGGGCCGAAAGCATGGTGTCTAAACTGGCGGAAGATTACCCGCTAAATTGGGACGATGTTAGCCAGCACGTTGCCCCGGGGGCGACGGTAGGGCGGCCGCATATTACCGACGCTTTGGTCGCCGCTGGCATAGTCTCGGATCGTAACGAAGCCTTCGCTTCAATTCTTACTTCGCGGAGTAAATACTGGGTTTCGCACTATGCTCCGGACCCGATCCTGGCCGTCGAACTGGTTAGAGCGGCAGGGGGCGTGCCGGTCTTCGCGCACCCGGTAGCGGTGGAACGTGGCCGAGTAGTTTCGGAGGCCGTGTATCAGGACATGATTGATGCCGGACTTGCTGGCCTAGAAATTGAGCATCGAGATAACCCTGCTGAGGGCAAGGAATTCCTTTACAAACTGGCGGCAAAACACGAGCTAATCGTTACTGGGTCCTCGGATTATCACGGCACGGGCAAACCAAATCGTTTGGGCGAAAACCTCACCAGCCCCAACTCGCTGGCAAGGATCGAAGCGCTGGCCACCGGAACCACTGTGGTGCGCTGA
- a CDS encoding aminopeptidase P family protein: MQVNSHHPTLAPSDGDWRRCASGGRIRGVTETPETENTGQEQPLIDRVNNRSLRPNSDAFREFMSSSWAPVSQELPAKSAVADFAAQRRRAISAAFSGERLVLPAGPHKVRSNDTDYMFRPHSAFAHLTGLGVDHEPDAVLVLEPVNEDAGDDGGNHQATLYFRPLAGRDTKEFYSDARSGEFWIGKRPALAELSAELALNTADLSELEIALTKNIGEQSLGGIRVRLVRDVDLSVDALIDTARINTASNPETVDLSQADELDAKLAEALSELRLVKDDWEVEQLKIAVAATAEGFAEVVKALPRAITHHRGERVVEGAFAARAREEGNGLGYETIAASGDHTTTLHWITNNGQVNSGELLLLDAGVEADSLYTADITRTLPVNGKFNDTQRKIYQAVLDAADASFAIAKPGIKFRELHGAAMKVLAERLVEWGLLTVPVEEALAPEGQQHRRWMPHGTSHHLGLDVHDCAQAKAELYLDGILEEGMVFTIEPGLYFKADDLAVPEEYRGIGVRIEDDVLVTADGNVNLSAALPRTPEDVESWMAGIYEDQAR; encoded by the coding sequence ATGCAGGTCAATTCTCACCACCCCACCTTAGCCCCGAGCGATGGCGACTGGCGGCGTTGCGCGAGCGGTGGCAGGATTAGGGGCGTGACTGAGACCCCTGAAACCGAAAACACTGGCCAAGAGCAACCGCTCATCGATCGGGTAAACAACCGTTCGTTGCGACCGAATTCGGATGCGTTCCGAGAGTTCATGAGTTCTAGCTGGGCTCCGGTAAGCCAAGAGCTACCGGCCAAATCTGCCGTCGCCGACTTTGCCGCCCAACGGCGTCGGGCGATCAGCGCCGCCTTTAGCGGCGAACGCCTTGTGCTGCCTGCCGGGCCGCACAAAGTGCGCTCCAATGACACCGACTACATGTTCCGCCCGCATTCGGCCTTTGCGCACCTCACCGGCTTGGGCGTAGATCACGAACCCGACGCGGTATTAGTTTTGGAACCGGTGAATGAGGACGCCGGCGACGACGGCGGTAACCACCAGGCTACGCTGTACTTCCGTCCCTTGGCTGGCCGGGATACCAAGGAATTCTATTCTGATGCGCGTTCAGGCGAGTTCTGGATCGGTAAGCGCCCCGCCTTGGCTGAATTGAGTGCAGAGCTGGCACTGAATACTGCCGACCTTTCCGAGCTGGAAATTGCTTTGACTAAAAACATCGGTGAACAGAGCCTCGGTGGCATCCGGGTGCGCTTGGTTCGAGATGTTGATCTCAGCGTTGATGCACTGATCGACACGGCTCGGATCAATACCGCGTCAAATCCGGAAACCGTTGATCTTTCGCAAGCCGATGAATTAGATGCGAAACTCGCTGAAGCGCTTTCCGAACTCCGCCTGGTCAAAGATGACTGGGAAGTTGAACAGCTCAAAATTGCCGTTGCCGCCACGGCTGAAGGATTCGCGGAGGTGGTCAAGGCGCTGCCTCGTGCCATCACGCATCATCGCGGCGAGCGTGTGGTTGAAGGGGCCTTTGCGGCCCGAGCCCGTGAGGAAGGCAATGGCCTCGGATACGAGACCATCGCAGCATCCGGAGACCACACAACAACCTTGCACTGGATCACCAATAACGGCCAAGTGAATTCCGGCGAATTGCTTCTGCTGGATGCCGGCGTGGAGGCAGATTCGCTGTACACCGCGGATATTACTCGCACGCTGCCGGTGAATGGAAAGTTCAACGATACTCAGCGCAAGATCTACCAGGCTGTTCTCGATGCGGCTGATGCTAGCTTCGCGATTGCCAAGCCCGGCATCAAATTCCGCGAGCTGCATGGCGCTGCCATGAAGGTGCTTGCCGAGCGTCTGGTCGAGTGGGGACTACTGACCGTCCCGGTCGAAGAAGCACTCGCCCCCGAGGGCCAGCAGCATCGCCGCTGGATGCCACACGGCACCAGTCACCACTTGGGCCTTGACGTGCACGATTGTGCGCAGGCAAAAGCAGAGCTATACCTTGACGGCATCCTGGAGGAAGGTATGGTTTTCACGATCGAACCTGGCCTGTACTTCAAAGCCGACGATCTCGCAGTTCCTGAGGAATACCGCGGCATTGGCGTCCGGATTGAAGACGACGTTTTGGTCACCGCAGACGGAAATGTCAATCTTTCCGCAGCGCTGCCGCGCACGCCAGAAGACGTCGAATCCTGGATGGCTGGCATTTACGAGGATCAGGCTCGTTAG
- a CDS encoding DNA-methyltransferase: MSGNAWRHDGPNLVVEAENSSYLSTLPDGAFSLIYLDPPFNTGRTQKRQSTTMVRSQSGSRLGFCGQNYETVKGALHHYDDAFTDYWAFLEPRLVEAWRLLSEDGTLYLHLDYREVHYAKVMLDAIFGRESFLNEIIWAYDFGARANKRWPTKHDNILVYVKNPNKYHFDNAAVDREPYMAPGLVTAAKVALGKLPTDVWWHTIVSPTGKEKTGYPTQKPVGLLRRVVAASSRPGDWVLDFFAGSGTIGAVSVALDRRFVCVDQNPAAIEIMTQRLSNVAEIVRA; encoded by the coding sequence ATGAGCGGGAACGCTTGGCGGCACGACGGACCTAATCTGGTGGTCGAGGCAGAAAATTCCAGTTATCTCTCGACCTTGCCAGATGGGGCGTTCTCGCTCATCTATTTGGATCCGCCCTTCAACACCGGGCGGACTCAAAAACGTCAATCCACCACTATGGTGCGTAGTCAAAGCGGCTCACGACTAGGCTTTTGCGGTCAAAATTATGAGACCGTCAAAGGCGCGCTACACCACTATGATGACGCTTTTACCGACTACTGGGCATTCTTAGAGCCCCGATTAGTAGAGGCTTGGCGCTTACTTTCCGAAGACGGCACGCTTTACCTGCACCTGGACTATCGAGAAGTCCATTACGCCAAGGTCATGCTGGACGCAATTTTTGGCCGGGAGAGCTTTCTCAACGAAATCATCTGGGCCTACGACTTTGGTGCGCGAGCAAATAAACGCTGGCCCACTAAGCACGACAATATTTTGGTTTACGTCAAGAACCCGAATAAGTATCACTTTGACAATGCTGCTGTGGACCGGGAGCCCTATATGGCGCCGGGTTTGGTCACCGCGGCGAAAGTGGCATTAGGTAAGTTGCCCACTGATGTCTGGTGGCACACCATTGTTTCTCCCACGGGTAAGGAAAAAACTGGTTATCCTACGCAGAAACCGGTGGGATTGCTGCGTCGAGTGGTAGCTGCCTCGTCACGACCAGGCGACTGGGTCTTGGACTTTTTTGCTGGTTCCGGCACCATTGGCGCAGTTTCGGTGGCACTGGACCGCAGATTCGTCTGTGTTGACCAGAATCCGGCCGCAATCGAGATCATGACGCAAAGGCTGAGTAACGTAGCTGAAATCGTCCGCGCCTGA
- a CDS encoding twin-arginine translocase TatA/TatE family subunit → MFNINGFEFLIIGIIAVLVIGPKRLPEYTQKFRNFVREARRMASGARDQIKEEAGVDLSTIDWQKLDPRQYDPRRIIREALLDDDVKPVSEGAPVAAAIESAPPAPVREVERLPTGQRAPWDAEAT, encoded by the coding sequence ATGTTTAACATCAACGGCTTCGAATTCCTGATCATCGGCATCATTGCGGTGCTGGTCATCGGTCCAAAGCGGCTGCCAGAATATACGCAAAAGTTCCGTAATTTTGTCCGAGAAGCTCGCCGAATGGCTAGTGGGGCTCGCGATCAGATCAAAGAAGAGGCTGGCGTCGATCTCAGCACGATTGATTGGCAAAAGCTGGACCCGCGGCAATATGATCCGCGCAGAATTATTCGCGAAGCGCTGCTTGATGACGACGTCAAACCGGTTTCCGAAGGTGCTCCGGTGGCTGCGGCAATCGAATCGGCCCCGCCAGCACCAGTTCGCGAAGTTGAGCGCCTGCCAACGGGGCAACGCGCGCCGTGGGACGCTGAAGCCACCTAA
- a CDS encoding MinD/ParA family ATP-binding protein, protein MSGADEFILVEVFLDGQVAVSGRSISPEGQQDAYTAAIAYIGNQAAQRGTRLLAKGIDHTNGDVSWFYVDERGEAYSAFNAAATEPTAVNNAPIDQLPNFDPYPVHPDDDVAETVLRDRPIQQRAEASMAQAFRASATAEAVPTQVTTDIADAVQPLTRRQFVKPPKERPATGIRRAVYTLSGGAVNLGMSVREREEAELERRIARQLPGSYTTAVLSLKGGIGKTSTTVGVGMILAEYRGDPPCAIDANPDSGDLAERALGELLYQPEGSRTISDVIRDIDSITTLTELSRYMHRANRLHLIAGEQDPALSDSLTAEEYLRIRNLISQYYSVILTDCGTGVSHAAMSGILPTATNLIIAAGYAVSGAKRARSTLEWLSSHGYETLARNAVVVITDKDEVSSRVDKHAIDAELAGHCKQLIAVPHDRGVADGDQISLDALRPATRRAYKEIAAAIVGGYV, encoded by the coding sequence ATGTCAGGTGCAGACGAGTTCATCCTGGTCGAAGTATTTCTTGATGGCCAGGTTGCCGTATCTGGCCGTTCAATCAGCCCGGAAGGGCAGCAGGACGCCTACACCGCTGCAATTGCCTACATCGGAAACCAAGCCGCCCAACGTGGCACCCGGTTACTAGCCAAAGGCATCGACCATACCAATGGCGATGTGAGTTGGTTCTACGTGGACGAACGCGGCGAGGCCTACTCGGCATTTAACGCAGCCGCCACTGAACCTACTGCTGTCAACAATGCACCCATCGATCAACTTCCTAATTTCGACCCTTATCCGGTACATCCGGACGATGACGTGGCCGAAACTGTGTTGCGAGATCGGCCAATCCAGCAGCGCGCCGAAGCGTCAATGGCGCAAGCTTTTCGAGCCTCCGCGACTGCCGAGGCCGTGCCGACCCAGGTAACCACTGACATCGCTGACGCTGTGCAGCCTCTGACTCGACGGCAGTTCGTCAAACCGCCCAAGGAACGTCCAGCCACCGGCATTCGGCGCGCGGTGTATACCCTCAGTGGCGGTGCCGTGAATTTAGGCATGAGCGTCCGCGAGCGCGAAGAAGCCGAGCTGGAGCGCCGAATTGCCCGTCAGCTGCCGGGCAGCTACACCACTGCCGTGCTTTCGCTCAAAGGCGGCATCGGCAAAACCTCAACTACGGTCGGGGTGGGCATGATCTTGGCCGAGTACCGAGGAGACCCGCCCTGCGCAATTGACGCGAACCCAGATTCCGGCGATCTCGCCGAACGCGCCTTGGGCGAATTGCTATACCAGCCGGAAGGCTCCCGAACCATCAGCGATGTGATTCGGGACATTGACTCAATCACAACCTTGACCGAGCTCTCGCGCTATATGCATCGCGCCAACCGGCTACACCTCATCGCCGGTGAGCAGGATCCTGCGCTGTCAGATTCGCTCACTGCAGAAGAGTATTTGCGCATTCGAAATCTGATTTCTCAGTACTACTCGGTGATTTTGACCGACTGCGGCACCGGGGTATCGCACGCGGCAATGTCTGGCATCCTTCCCACCGCCACAAATCTGATTATCGCCGCCGGATACGCAGTCTCCGGTGCGAAGCGGGCGCGCAGCACGCTCGAATGGCTCTCTAGCCATGGCTACGAAACCCTGGCACGCAACGCGGTCGTGGTGATCACGGACAAAGACGAGGTGTCTAGTCGAGTGGACAAACACGCGATTGATGCCGAACTTGCTGGCCATTGCAAACAGTTGATCGCGGTGCCACATGATCGCGGAGTGGCCGATGGCGATCAGATTTCCCTCGACGCGCTGCGGCCTGCGACTCGGCGAGCGTATAAAGAAATCGCGGCAGCAATTGTGGGCGGTTATGTTTGA
- a CDS encoding Mrp/NBP35 family ATP-binding protein gives MRPSNEDLRVALTSVIDPELRRPITELGMLESVSADDDGRVTVRVLLTIAGCPLRDTITADSRAALVSVPGVTSVEVELGVMSTEQRAELKSLLRPEKDRTEIPFNRPDSLTRIYAVASGKGGVGKSSVTVNLACAMAAQGLKVGIIDADIYGFSVPGLMGLGHAGSVKQPTRVDEMILPPVSHGVKVISIGMFVAGNQPVAWRGPMLHRALEQFLTDVYFGDLDALFLDLPPGTGDIAISAAQLLPHAEILVVTTPQSAAAEVAERAGAIALQTQQKVIGVVENMSWMELPDGGRIELFGQGGGEQLANRLTQTIGSKIPLLGQVPLDIALREGGDSGLPIVLSDPASAAGSALIAIAEQLAGRPRGLAGRNLGVSPT, from the coding sequence ATGCGTCCCAGCAACGAGGACCTTCGCGTCGCGCTGACATCGGTGATCGACCCTGAACTGCGCCGTCCTATTACTGAGTTAGGCATGCTCGAAAGTGTCTCGGCCGACGACGACGGCCGAGTCACGGTACGGGTATTGCTAACCATCGCTGGTTGCCCGCTTCGAGACACCATCACGGCTGATTCCCGCGCAGCATTGGTTTCTGTACCGGGTGTCACCTCCGTTGAGGTTGAACTTGGCGTCATGAGTACGGAGCAACGCGCAGAGCTGAAATCGCTCTTGCGTCCAGAGAAAGATCGTACCGAAATACCGTTCAATCGCCCTGACTCACTCACCCGGATTTATGCCGTGGCTAGTGGCAAGGGCGGAGTTGGCAAATCTAGTGTGACCGTGAACTTAGCCTGCGCCATGGCGGCTCAGGGCCTGAAAGTCGGCATCATTGATGCGGATATCTACGGATTCTCAGTGCCAGGTCTGATGGGCCTGGGCCATGCCGGCAGCGTCAAGCAGCCTACCCGGGTTGACGAAATGATTCTGCCCCCGGTATCCCACGGCGTAAAAGTCATCTCGATCGGCATGTTCGTGGCCGGGAACCAACCGGTTGCTTGGCGCGGACCGATGTTGCACCGAGCACTAGAGCAATTCCTGACCGACGTCTACTTCGGTGATTTAGATGCGTTGTTCCTGGACCTACCCCCCGGTACGGGAGACATCGCCATCTCAGCCGCCCAGCTACTCCCGCATGCTGAGATTCTGGTGGTCACGACGCCGCAATCGGCAGCAGCCGAGGTTGCCGAACGAGCGGGAGCGATTGCGCTGCAAACACAGCAAAAAGTCATCGGCGTTGTGGAAAATATGTCCTGGATGGAGTTGCCAGACGGCGGCCGAATCGAGCTTTTCGGTCAGGGTGGCGGCGAGCAGCTTGCAAACAGGCTTACGCAAACAATTGGCAGTAAAATTCCGTTGCTGGGCCAAGTACCACTCGACATTGCCCTTCGAGAAGGCGGCGATTCTGGTCTGCCGATTGTTCTGAGTGACCCAGCATCAGCCGCGGGCTCGGCATTGATTGCGATTGCCGAGCAGCTGGCCGGACGACCGCGCGGATTGGCCGGCCGAAATTTGGGCGTCTCGCCGACTTAA
- a CDS encoding general stress protein, translating into MSNLFGNARTLADPRSVPDGDTVGTYTSYLDAQKAVDYLADQQFPVQLVSIVGNDLKMVERVTGKLSYPKVALNGALTGAWFGLFVGVLLSFFNPNASTSFLSIPIAMVLGAAFWMLFGIVTYGAQRGKRDFTSTSQVLASSYDVIVAREASAEAQRLLKNLPMAQTAVLPQAKPREQHLPDASQAPQRPSGWTDPYAAKQDGQAEAAEPAAPVVEGAIETARGKYPDLCDGRPQYGVRVDPEKSKDEPSAG; encoded by the coding sequence ATGTCAAACCTTTTTGGAAATGCCCGTACACTCGCAGATCCTCGCAGTGTTCCCGACGGCGACACGGTGGGAACCTACACTTCTTACCTGGATGCCCAAAAAGCTGTGGACTATTTGGCTGACCAACAGTTTCCCGTCCAGCTCGTTTCGATTGTAGGAAACGACCTGAAAATGGTTGAACGGGTGACCGGGAAACTCAGCTATCCCAAAGTGGCGCTCAATGGGGCTCTTACCGGAGCATGGTTTGGTTTATTCGTGGGTGTGTTGTTGTCCTTCTTCAACCCGAATGCGAGCACGTCGTTTCTTTCCATCCCGATTGCCATGGTTTTGGGCGCAGCCTTCTGGATGCTCTTTGGCATCGTGACCTATGGGGCGCAACGCGGGAAACGCGATTTCACCTCAACGTCCCAGGTTTTGGCATCTAGCTATGACGTCATCGTGGCTCGTGAAGCTTCCGCCGAGGCGCAGCGATTGCTAAAGAATCTGCCGATGGCGCAAACTGCGGTGTTGCCGCAGGCCAAACCCAGGGAGCAACACCTACCGGATGCTTCCCAAGCGCCCCAGCGGCCAAGCGGCTGGACCGATCCTTATGCTGCGAAGCAGGACGGTCAAGCTGAAGCAGCTGAGCCCGCCGCGCCAGTTGTCGAAGGTGCGATTGAAACGGCGCGAGGAAAATACCCTGATTTGTGTGACGGTCGGCCGCAGTATGGCGTTCGGGTAGATCCAGAAAAGTCGAAAGATGAACCCTCCGCCGGATAA